Proteins encoded within one genomic window of Deltaproteobacteria bacterium:
- a CDS encoding enoyl-CoA hydratase/isomerase family protein encodes MTDPVLLAVEDGVATITLNRPEAMNAWNPAMAAGLDAALRACDANDDVRAVVITGAGRAFCAGADLSGGGDTFKPREGGVISGAPARTAIWPFQVRKPVVCAINGHAIGVGITLPLTCDIRYVAEDAKLQFAFVRRGVLPELASHTLLPRVIGFSRAADLLLTGRQFSGREAAELGLASRALPAGEVLAAAREKAREFALAAPLAVALSKKLLWQGMALDAPAMMRAEGPPFAQLGGHADTREGIAHFLERRAPKWSGLVSKELPEA; translated from the coding sequence GTGACCGACCCCGTTCTGCTCGCCGTCGAAGATGGCGTCGCGACGATCACGCTGAATCGCCCCGAAGCGATGAACGCGTGGAACCCGGCGATGGCCGCTGGGCTCGATGCCGCGCTGCGCGCATGCGACGCGAACGACGACGTGCGCGCCGTCGTGATCACCGGCGCCGGGCGCGCGTTCTGCGCGGGCGCCGATCTCTCGGGCGGCGGCGACACGTTCAAGCCGCGCGAGGGCGGCGTGATCTCGGGCGCGCCGGCACGCACCGCGATCTGGCCGTTCCAAGTGCGCAAGCCCGTCGTGTGCGCGATCAACGGGCACGCGATCGGCGTCGGCATCACGCTGCCCCTCACGTGCGACATCCGCTACGTGGCGGAGGACGCGAAGCTGCAGTTCGCCTTCGTGCGCCGCGGCGTGCTGCCCGAGCTGGCCTCGCACACGCTGCTGCCGCGCGTGATCGGCTTCTCGCGCGCGGCCGACTTGTTGTTGACCGGCCGCCAGTTCTCGGGCCGCGAGGCCGCCGAGCTCGGCCTCGCATCGCGCGCCCTGCCCGCCGGCGAGGTGCTCGCCGCCGCGCGCGAGAAGGCGCGCGAGTTTGCGCTCGCAGCGCCGCTCGCCGTCGCGCTCAGCAAGAAGCTGCTGTGGCAGGGCATGGCGCTCGACGCGCCCGCGATGATGCGCGCGGAAGGTCCGCCCTTCGCACAGCTCGGCGGTCACGCGGACACGCGCGAAGGCATCGCGCACTTCCTGGAGCGGCGCGCGCCGAAGTGGAGCGGGTTAGTGAGTAAGGAGTTGCCCGAGGCGTAG
- a CDS encoding GDP-mannose 4,6-dehydratase has translation MRVFVTGAAGFVGRRLVAALGARGDEVVASDRELDVTDAARVRDAVGAARPDAIVHLAAISHVPEAESAPERAFRVNVLGTRSVLEAVRREAPGARVVLVTSAAVYGSAGVDAAGFDERAPLRPQSAYARTKAAADLLGAAHAERGLAVVRARPFNHTGAGRPAAFVEARLARDVAEIATARRAPRLEVPNAASRRDFLHVDDVIAAYLALLDSRPPAGAYNVASGEALTIGALARRLCALAGVAPAIVETPDPMRAPDATIGDAQKLRAATGWRPQRSLDDTLRELLRDWRERIA, from the coding sequence ATGCGCGTGTTCGTGACCGGGGCGGCGGGGTTCGTTGGGAGGCGGCTGGTGGCGGCGCTCGGGGCGCGCGGCGATGAGGTCGTCGCGAGCGATCGCGAGCTCGATGTAACGGATGCGGCGCGCGTTCGCGATGCGGTCGGCGCGGCGCGGCCGGATGCGATCGTGCACCTCGCGGCGATCTCGCACGTGCCCGAGGCGGAGTCGGCGCCGGAGCGGGCGTTTCGCGTGAACGTGCTGGGAACGCGCTCCGTGCTGGAGGCGGTGCGGCGCGAGGCGCCGGGGGCGCGCGTGGTGCTCGTGACGAGTGCCGCCGTGTACGGGAGTGCGGGGGTCGATGCGGCGGGCTTCGATGAGCGTGCGCCGCTGCGGCCGCAGTCGGCGTACGCGCGCACGAAGGCGGCGGCGGATTTGTTAGGGGCGGCGCACGCGGAGCGCGGCCTCGCGGTGGTGCGCGCGCGGCCGTTCAACCACACGGGCGCGGGGCGGCCCGCGGCGTTCGTCGAGGCGCGCCTCGCACGTGATGTCGCGGAGATCGCGACGGCCCGGCGTGCGCCGCGCCTCGAGGTTCCGAACGCGGCATCGCGCCGCGACTTCCTGCACGTCGACGACGTGATCGCGGCGTATCTCGCGCTGCTGGACTCTCGCCCGCCGGCGGGCGCTTACAACGTCGCGAGCGGAGAAGCGCTCACGATCGGGGCGCTCGCGCGAAGGCTCTGCGCGCTGGCCGGTGTCGCCCCCGCGATCGTCGAGACGCCGGACCCGATGCGCGCGCCCGATGCGACGATCGGCGATGCGCAGAAGCTCCGCGCGGCGACGGGCTGGCGCCCGCAGCGCTCGCTCGACGACACGCTGCGCGAGCTGCTCCGCGACTGGCGCGAGCGGATCGCCTAG
- a CDS encoding S9 family peptidase — MGTRAVALQFFLLSAFAHAEEAPPAPTPAATEAPAPAPAPPPAPPAPIGIADFAGHPRATLPALSPDGKQMAIVYRDDDTRAVAVRAVSGDDASTRVIGALRFRPVWLRWTKGDRVLVSIERFQPRTLLKVPERDPEPPTPIFNRRGQIVGYHIPPQPPPKEIPAGRVTHVYSFDSTRERRRHLGRDWDLPARIQDDVIHWLDADPRRVLVSIDESERFVSRRIEAPTVQSMTVNTGRLRTLVPPNRKVQRWFANHAGEVQLGESDTDKGGTVLFRREGRRVKEISTFIPPLEATARFAAYSYDPDLIYAWAPIEGRQALVLLRLSDSIAEEVFAHPKFDVTGPLVFDEAQQKLVAVGYVDDTPQLHALGEKLASELEKMKRALPGLTLEYVSESADRSLALVRASSDVRPPAYYLFDRAKKEMRLELSERGRLEEEKFAPMEPTRYFARDGHEIPAYLTRPLDASKPAPAIVIVHDGPDQRVHQRFDPLVQWLARSGFAVLEPNYRGSSGYGVDHRSAGLGEWGAAMQDDLEDGAKWLVAEGIADAARIGIYGRGYGGYAALMGISRGNATFRAAASHGGPTDLVELLEEDDRERVEPDWSRCIMGARRIKEEQLRALSPITYAASVTAPVLLLHSEHDERVTLDHSERYAEVARKAGRSVELVEFEGEVHELANEKNRVRWFEKLTAFFQTALAPAAPTPAAAPAAVAQETQP, encoded by the coding sequence ATGGGAACGCGCGCAGTCGCCCTGCAATTCTTCCTGCTCAGCGCGTTCGCGCACGCGGAGGAAGCTCCGCCCGCGCCCACTCCGGCCGCGACGGAAGCTCCCGCGCCGGCCCCTGCACCACCGCCGGCGCCGCCCGCGCCGATCGGCATCGCCGACTTCGCCGGTCACCCGCGAGCGACGCTGCCCGCGCTGTCTCCCGACGGAAAGCAGATGGCGATCGTCTACCGCGACGACGACACCCGGGCGGTCGCGGTGCGCGCGGTGTCCGGGGACGACGCTTCGACGCGCGTGATCGGCGCCCTGCGCTTCCGGCCGGTGTGGCTGCGCTGGACCAAGGGCGACCGCGTGCTGGTCTCGATCGAGCGCTTCCAGCCGCGCACGTTGCTGAAGGTCCCCGAGCGCGATCCCGAGCCGCCGACCCCGATCTTCAACCGCCGCGGCCAGATCGTCGGGTATCACATCCCGCCGCAGCCGCCGCCGAAGGAGATTCCCGCCGGCCGCGTCACGCACGTGTACAGCTTCGACAGCACGCGCGAGCGACGCCGGCACCTCGGGCGCGATTGGGATCTTCCCGCGCGCATTCAGGACGATGTCATTCACTGGCTCGACGCCGATCCCAGGCGCGTGCTGGTCTCGATCGATGAGTCCGAGCGGTTCGTCTCGCGGCGCATCGAGGCGCCCACGGTGCAGTCGATGACCGTCAACACGGGACGCCTCCGCACCCTCGTGCCCCCCAACCGAAAGGTGCAGCGCTGGTTCGCGAACCACGCCGGCGAAGTGCAGCTCGGCGAGAGCGACACGGACAAGGGCGGCACCGTGTTGTTCCGCCGCGAAGGGCGCCGGGTCAAGGAGATCTCCACGTTCATCCCGCCGCTCGAAGCGACCGCACGCTTCGCGGCGTACTCCTATGACCCCGACCTGATCTACGCGTGGGCGCCGATCGAAGGCCGCCAAGCCCTCGTGCTGCTGCGCCTCTCGGACTCGATCGCGGAGGAGGTGTTCGCGCATCCGAAGTTCGACGTGACGGGGCCGCTCGTGTTCGACGAGGCGCAGCAGAAGCTCGTGGCGGTGGGCTACGTGGACGACACGCCGCAGCTCCACGCGCTCGGCGAGAAGCTCGCCTCCGAGCTGGAGAAGATGAAGCGCGCGCTGCCGGGGCTCACGCTCGAGTACGTGTCCGAGAGCGCGGACCGCAGCCTCGCGCTCGTGCGCGCGTCGAGCGACGTGCGGCCGCCGGCCTACTACCTGTTCGATCGCGCGAAAAAGGAGATGCGCCTCGAGCTGTCCGAGCGGGGGCGGCTCGAGGAAGAGAAGTTCGCGCCGATGGAGCCCACCCGATACTTCGCGCGGGACGGGCACGAGATCCCGGCTTATCTCACGCGCCCGCTCGACGCGAGCAAGCCCGCGCCCGCGATCGTGATCGTGCACGACGGTCCCGATCAGCGCGTTCACCAGCGCTTCGATCCGCTCGTGCAGTGGCTCGCGCGCAGCGGCTTCGCCGTGCTCGAGCCCAACTACCGCGGCTCCTCCGGCTACGGCGTCGACCACCGCTCCGCCGGCCTCGGCGAGTGGGGCGCCGCGATGCAGGACGATCTCGAGGACGGCGCGAAGTGGCTCGTCGCGGAAGGCATCGCGGATGCCGCGCGCATCGGCATCTACGGCCGCGGCTATGGCGGCTACGCCGCGCTGATGGGGATTTCGCGCGGCAACGCCACGTTCCGCGCTGCCGCGAGCCACGGCGGTCCGACCGATCTCGTGGAGCTGCTCGAAGAGGACGATCGCGAGCGCGTCGAGCCCGACTGGTCGCGCTGCATCATGGGCGCGCGGCGCATCAAAGAGGAGCAGCTGCGCGCGCTCTCGCCGATCACGTACGCCGCGTCCGTCACGGCGCCAGTCCTGCTGCTCCACTCGGAGCACGACGAGCGCGTCACCCTCGACCACTCGGAGCGCTACGCCGAGGTCGCACGCAAGGCGGGGCGCAGCGTCGAGCTCGTCGAGTTCGAGGGCGAAGTGCACGAGCTCGCGAACGAGAAGAACCGCGTGCGGTGGTTCGAGAAGCTGACCGCGTTCTTCCAGACTGCGCTCGCGCCCGCGGCGCCAACGCCTGCAGCGGCGCCCGCCGCGGTCGCACAGGAGACCCAGCCGTGA
- a CDS encoding DUF58 domain-containing protein, giving the protein MPASPTRAERRAAKARGLRRGLPRTLRPTRAGWVFFAFTFGVGLAALNTGNNLLYMIHTLLLSFLVLSGVFSESALRGIRVRRILPAELVAERPGQVALEITNGQTRILSFAIVVEDCVRIAGDERVVTGRAFALRVGPGEREQRSYTFLPATRGLLEFTGVRVATRFPFGLFSKAMWLDLTGEIVVFPALDPVDVRGVRGGQPREAERAGARGGASAEASGLREYARGDSLRRVHWRASLRRDELLVREPEQEQQHEVTLRLATRGAKPGDAFEREVRRVASEVAVHLADGRRVSLRTDDTAFLAGSGARQRALLLGYLATAAPEAEPAP; this is encoded by the coding sequence GTGCCGGCTTCGCCGACGCGGGCCGAGCGCCGCGCGGCGAAGGCGCGCGGCCTTCGCAGGGGCCTGCCGCGCACGCTGCGGCCGACGCGCGCGGGCTGGGTGTTCTTCGCGTTCACGTTCGGAGTGGGACTCGCCGCGCTGAACACGGGCAACAACCTGCTCTACATGATCCACACGCTGCTGCTCTCGTTCCTCGTGCTCTCGGGCGTCTTCTCCGAGTCCGCGCTGCGCGGAATTCGCGTGCGCCGAATTCTCCCGGCGGAGCTCGTGGCGGAGCGGCCCGGTCAAGTCGCGCTCGAGATCACGAACGGCCAAACCCGCATTCTCTCGTTCGCGATCGTCGTCGAGGACTGCGTGCGCATCGCCGGCGACGAACGCGTCGTCACGGGCCGCGCCTTCGCGCTGCGCGTCGGCCCCGGTGAGCGCGAGCAGCGCAGCTACACGTTCCTGCCTGCGACGCGCGGCCTGCTCGAGTTCACGGGCGTGCGCGTCGCGACGCGTTTCCCGTTCGGGCTGTTCTCGAAGGCGATGTGGCTCGACCTCACGGGCGAGATCGTCGTGTTTCCCGCGCTCGATCCGGTCGACGTGCGCGGCGTGCGCGGCGGACAGCCGCGCGAGGCGGAGCGCGCGGGCGCGCGCGGTGGCGCCTCGGCCGAAGCGTCGGGGCTGCGCGAGTACGCCCGCGGCGATTCGCTGCGGCGCGTGCACTGGCGCGCCTCGCTGAGGCGCGACGAGCTGCTCGTGCGCGAGCCGGAGCAGGAGCAGCAGCACGAGGTCACGCTGCGCCTCGCGACACGCGGCGCGAAGCCCGGTGACGCTTTCGAGCGCGAGGTTCGGCGCGTCGCCTCCGAGGTCGCAGTGCATCTCGCGGACGGCCGGCGCGTCTCGCTGCGAACGGACGACACCGCGTTCCTCGCGGGAAGCGGCGCCCGTCAGCGTGCGCTGCTGCTCGGCTATCTCGCGACCGCCGCGCCGGAAGCGGAGCCCGCGCCGTGA
- a CDS encoding AMP-binding protein: MTQSDSSRSRAHNCARWIAERARSQPRQLAVADPWRRLDYAGFEERIQRAAGVLAAAGVARGERVALLLGNRSATLELVFACARLGAIAAPLNSRLAPPEVAQLLGDCRPRVFAYEASLAAGAKAALAQSGIACALAMPVGGDDDAYEHALASAAPHAEIAEASPEDAMILMYTSGTTGVPKGALLPQRKTLFNCLNAQLFFELTRRDVVLVAVPLFHSFGLKILSLPALYAGASVILQGHFDAADTWRSVARERVTLMGGVPTMFRALGEAFDRDEPDVSSLRFLFTAGAAIPVEQIHAFERRGLVLKQGFGQTETSILCCLDAQDATRKAGSVGRPVLHAELRIVRSETLALAPDSWRDCAPGETGEIVVRGPITMLGYWERPEASAETLRAGGWLVTGDLGAFDAEGFVTLTGRSKDMFISGGENVYPRQVEATYEAHSDIVEIAVVGIPDAKWGEVGRAYVALRSGAKLDEQALIIWGRERLATFKVPRSFVQVNELPRTASGKVQKFKLLGATEG; encoded by the coding sequence ATGACGCAATCCGACAGCTCGCGCTCGCGCGCCCACAACTGCGCGCGCTGGATCGCGGAGCGCGCGCGCTCGCAGCCGCGGCAGCTCGCGGTTGCGGACCCGTGGCGGCGGCTCGACTACGCCGGGTTCGAGGAGCGCATCCAGCGCGCTGCAGGCGTGCTCGCGGCGGCAGGTGTCGCGCGCGGCGAGCGCGTGGCGCTGCTGCTCGGCAATCGCAGCGCCACGCTCGAGCTGGTGTTCGCGTGCGCCCGGCTCGGCGCAATCGCGGCGCCGCTGAACTCGCGCCTCGCGCCGCCCGAAGTCGCGCAGCTGCTCGGCGACTGCCGGCCGCGCGTGTTCGCGTACGAGGCGTCACTCGCAGCGGGCGCAAAGGCCGCGCTCGCCCAGAGCGGCATCGCCTGCGCGCTCGCGATGCCGGTCGGCGGCGACGACGACGCCTACGAGCACGCGCTCGCGAGCGCGGCGCCGCACGCGGAGATCGCGGAGGCCTCGCCCGAGGACGCGATGATCCTCATGTACACGTCGGGCACGACCGGCGTGCCGAAGGGCGCGCTCCTCCCGCAGCGCAAGACGCTCTTCAATTGCCTCAACGCCCAGCTCTTCTTCGAGCTCACGCGCCGCGACGTCGTGCTCGTCGCCGTCCCGCTCTTCCACTCCTTCGGCCTGAAGATCCTCTCGCTGCCCGCGCTCTACGCCGGCGCGAGCGTGATCCTGCAAGGCCACTTCGACGCGGCCGACACCTGGCGCAGCGTCGCGCGCGAGCGCGTCACGCTGATGGGCGGCGTGCCCACGATGTTCCGCGCGCTCGGCGAAGCCTTCGACCGCGACGAGCCCGACGTGTCCTCGCTGCGCTTCCTCTTCACCGCGGGCGCCGCGATCCCCGTCGAGCAGATCCACGCCTTCGAGCGCCGTGGCCTCGTGCTGAAGCAAGGCTTCGGGCAAACCGAGACCTCGATCCTGTGCTGCCTCGACGCGCAGGACGCCACGCGCAAAGCCGGCAGCGTGGGCCGCCCCGTGCTGCACGCCGAGCTGCGCATCGTGCGCAGCGAGACGCTCGCCCTCGCGCCGGACTCCTGGCGCGACTGCGCGCCGGGCGAGACCGGCGAGATCGTCGTGCGCGGCCCCATCACGATGCTCGGCTACTGGGAGCGCCCCGAGGCCAGCGCGGAGACCCTTCGCGCGGGCGGCTGGCTCGTGACCGGCGACCTCGGCGCCTTCGACGCCGAAGGCTTCGTCACGCTCACCGGCCGCTCGAAGGACATGTTCATCAGCGGCGGCGAGAACGTGTACCCGCGCCAAGTCGAAGCCACGTACGAAGCGCACTCCGACATCGTCGAGATCGCCGTGGTCGGCATCCCCGACGCGAAGTGGGGCGAAGTCGGCCGCGCCTACGTCGCGCTCCGCAGCGGCGCGAAGCTCGACGAGCAAGCCCTCATCATCTGGGGCCGCGAACGCCTCGCCACGTTCAAGGTGCCGCGCAGCTTCGTGCAGGTGAACGAGCTGCCCCGCACGGCCAGCGGCAAAGTGCAGAAGTTCAAGTTGTTAGGCGCGACCGAGGGCTGA
- a CDS encoding MoxR family ATPase: MLDSRDVGARDEQLERALVLDRTSSTRLVRLGRCALQQFRVRARDADARAFARRRAAVLAVLRSRHGGVAGALRARVVSSALRHLPTLAGHASSLGWLGCASLAAPGERTRAPGGSTGIPRSTDGGVLSALELLDPKDAAALGAKLRANVERAVRGKPEVVSRAAVALVAGGHLLFEDVPGVGKTTLAAALARSLDASFRRIQFTSDLLPSDMTGASVPELANGSRTGALAFQPGPLFAHVVLADEINRASPKTQSALLEAMSEARVSVDGVTHALPNPFFVVATQNPLEHYGTNPLPESQLDRFMMRLEVGYPSAADEAAVLRDDPSANELPRLAPVLTTAQLLALREAALRVKISDALIAYLLSLVHETREHEAIALGASTRAALALRRAVQAQALLDARDFAIPEDVQALAVDVLAHRVQLAARAGSAGAAAEARWILREIVERAPVPL; encoded by the coding sequence ATGCTCGACTCCCGCGATGTGGGCGCGCGGGACGAACAGCTCGAGCGCGCCCTCGTGCTCGATCGCACCAGCAGCACCCGCCTCGTACGCCTCGGCCGCTGCGCGCTCCAGCAATTCCGCGTCCGCGCTCGCGATGCGGATGCGCGCGCTTTCGCTCGCCGCCGTGCCGCCGTGCTCGCCGTCTTGCGCAGTCGTCATGGCGGAGTTGCCGGTGCGCTGCGCGCGCGCGTCGTCTCCAGTGCCCTCCGCCATCTGCCGACACTAGCCGGGCACGCGTCTTCGCTCGGCTGGCTGGGTTGCGCTTCGCTCGCCGCGCCAGGCGAGCGAACCCGCGCGCCGGGTGGGTCCACCGGGATTCCCCGATCCACAGACGGAGGCGTCTTGTCCGCGCTGGAGCTGCTCGATCCCAAGGACGCCGCCGCGCTCGGCGCCAAGCTGCGCGCGAACGTCGAACGCGCGGTGCGCGGCAAACCCGAAGTCGTTTCACGCGCGGCCGTGGCGCTCGTCGCGGGGGGCCACCTGCTGTTCGAGGACGTGCCCGGGGTGGGCAAGACGACGCTCGCCGCAGCGCTCGCGCGCAGCCTCGACGCGAGCTTCCGCCGCATCCAGTTCACGAGCGATCTCCTGCCGAGCGACATGACGGGCGCCTCCGTGCCAGAGCTCGCGAACGGCAGTAGGACCGGCGCCCTCGCCTTTCAGCCCGGACCGCTGTTCGCGCACGTCGTGCTCGCGGACGAGATCAATCGCGCCAGCCCGAAGACGCAGTCGGCGCTGCTCGAAGCGATGAGCGAGGCGCGCGTCAGCGTCGACGGCGTCACCCACGCGCTGCCGAATCCGTTCTTCGTCGTCGCCACGCAGAATCCGCTCGAGCACTACGGCACGAACCCGCTGCCGGAGTCACAGCTCGATCGCTTCATGATGCGCCTCGAGGTCGGCTACCCGAGCGCCGCCGACGAGGCTGCGGTCCTGCGCGACGACCCCTCGGCCAACGAGCTGCCGCGCCTCGCGCCGGTGCTGACGACCGCGCAGCTCCTCGCGCTGCGCGAGGCCGCACTGCGCGTGAAGATCTCGGACGCGCTGATCGCGTACCTGCTCTCGCTCGTGCACGAGACGCGCGAGCACGAGGCGATCGCGCTCGGCGCCTCGACGCGCGCCGCGCTCGCGCTGCGCCGCGCGGTGCAGGCGCAGGCGCTGCTCGACGCGCGCGACTTCGCGATTCCCGAGGACGTGCAGGCGCTCGCGGTCGACGTGCTCGCGCATCGCGTTCAGCTCGCCGCGCGCGCGGGCTCGGCCGGCGCCGCCGCCGAAGCGCGCTGGATCCTGCGCGAGATCGTGGAGCGCGCACCGGTTCCGCTGTGA
- a CDS encoding 50S ribosomal protein L11 methyltransferase yields the protein MLERAAAEAYEAGAAGAIEHEGALELFVPRAHIAGVEHALARLARAGLAVGEPQAERVVEWSQEWKRGLAAVVISPRLLVRPPFADAPADFAGIQLVIEPGQAFGTGGHATTRLALAGLDALPSERVRGARVLDVGCGSGVLALAALALGAAHADGCDLDPLATEAAAVAARENGFAERARWLTGSTAALADRYDGIVANLIRSELAPLLADFARLAKPGAWLVLAGLLASERDVMRAALAAVGFRVLAERSETDATGDAWLGFTAERSA from the coding sequence TTGCTGGAGCGCGCAGCGGCCGAGGCGTACGAGGCGGGTGCTGCTGGTGCGATCGAGCACGAGGGCGCGCTCGAGCTGTTCGTCCCGCGCGCCCACATCGCGGGAGTCGAGCATGCGCTCGCGCGGCTCGCGCGCGCGGGCCTCGCCGTTGGCGAGCCGCAGGCAGAGCGCGTCGTCGAGTGGTCCCAGGAGTGGAAGCGCGGCCTCGCGGCGGTCGTGATCTCGCCGCGGCTGCTCGTGCGGCCCCCGTTCGCGGATGCGCCCGCGGACTTCGCCGGCATTCAGCTCGTGATCGAGCCCGGCCAAGCCTTCGGTACGGGCGGCCACGCCACGACGCGCCTGGCACTCGCGGGCCTCGACGCGCTCCCGAGCGAGAGGGTGCGCGGCGCGCGTGTGCTCGACGTGGGCTGCGGCAGTGGCGTGCTCGCCCTGGCAGCGCTCGCGCTCGGCGCAGCGCACGCCGACGGCTGCGATCTCGACCCGCTCGCCACCGAGGCCGCCGCAGTCGCCGCGCGCGAGAACGGCTTCGCGGAGCGCGCGCGCTGGCTCACGGGCTCGACCGCCGCGCTCGCGGACCGCTACGACGGGATCGTCGCGAATCTGATCCGCAGCGAGCTGGCGCCGCTGCTCGCCGACTTCGCGCGCCTCGCGAAGCCGGGCGCGTGGCTCGTGCTCGCGGGCCTGCTCGCGAGCGAGCGCGACGTGATGCGCGCGGCGCTCGCCGCCGTGGGGTTTCGCGTGCTCGCGGAGCGAAGCGAAACGGACGCGACGGGCGACGCGTGGCTCGGCTTCACGGCCGAGCGCTCGGCCTAG
- a CDS encoding AAA family ATPase: MILGVSGLNASGKGEVVAYLTERSFYAHSLSDVIRAELKARGQTETRERMIELGRELRAREGLGALALRLVSQLHADRNYVIDSIRHPAEVAALRASGQRFRLIWVEAEEERRFERMRARARAGDPATLAELQRLEGRELGSADPSAQQLLAVRELADDTLRNDGSLAELHEQLGRLLRANASFERPDWDTYFMNIGRVVATRSNCVKRKVAAVITVDRRIIATGYNGTPRGVTNCNEGGCPRCNAFGRAGADLGECLCSHAEENAITQSAYHGVSVRGSTIYSTFCPCLMCTKMIINAGIAEVVFSAEYPLGDISLRLLREAGVKVRQLGGEA; encoded by the coding sequence ATGATTCTCGGGGTCTCGGGCCTGAATGCGTCCGGCAAGGGCGAGGTGGTGGCGTACCTCACCGAGCGCTCGTTCTACGCGCACTCGCTCTCCGACGTGATACGCGCCGAGCTGAAGGCGCGCGGCCAGACCGAGACGCGCGAGCGCATGATCGAGCTCGGCCGCGAGCTGCGCGCGCGCGAAGGCTTGGGGGCGCTCGCGCTGCGGCTTGTCTCGCAGCTCCACGCCGATCGCAACTACGTGATCGACTCGATCCGCCACCCTGCCGAGGTCGCCGCGCTGCGCGCCTCGGGCCAGCGCTTCCGGCTGATCTGGGTGGAGGCGGAGGAGGAGCGCCGCTTCGAGCGCATGCGCGCGCGCGCGCGCGCCGGAGACCCCGCCACGCTCGCGGAGCTGCAACGCCTCGAGGGCCGCGAGCTCGGCAGCGCCGACCCGAGCGCGCAGCAGCTGCTCGCGGTGCGCGAGCTCGCGGACGACACGCTGCGCAACGACGGGAGCCTCGCCGAGCTGCACGAGCAGCTCGGCCGGCTTCTACGCGCGAACGCGAGCTTCGAGCGCCCCGACTGGGACACGTACTTCATGAACATCGGCCGCGTGGTCGCGACGCGCAGCAACTGCGTGAAGCGCAAGGTCGCGGCCGTGATCACGGTCGACCGCCGCATCATCGCGACCGGCTACAACGGCACGCCGCGCGGCGTCACCAACTGCAACGAAGGCGGTTGCCCGCGCTGCAACGCGTTCGGCCGCGCCGGCGCCGATCTCGGGGAGTGCCTGTGCTCGCACGCGGAGGAGAACGCGATCACGCAGAGCGCCTACCACGGCGTCTCGGTGCGCGGCTCGACGATCTACTCGACGTTCTGCCCGTGCCTGATGTGCACCAAGATGATCATCAACGCCGGCATCGCCGAGGTCGTGTTCAGCGCGGAGTACCCGCTGGGAGACATCTCGCTGCGGCTCCTGCGGGAAGCGGGCGTGAAGGTGAGGCAGCTGGGTGGAGAGGCCTGA